The stretch of DNA TGCCATGCGCCGCCTCGCCAATCCGCCAGGCCCAGCTGCGGCATGGATGATCGATGCATTCCGCACCAGGCTGTCCCAATGCCCCAACCACGCCGATTTCACGGCGGCGCTGAACGAGATTCGCGGACCGGAAATGCCGCTTGCAGCGGAATAGGCGAGGCGCTGCCGCCTCGCCTGGCTTTCAGATCGGCTAGAGAACCAGCCTGAACTTTGCAAATCCGTCCGCGCCCTCGCCGGCATCCTCCAGCTTGACACTCTTGACGTTGGCCAGGAAGTGCTTGGCCTTCGGCCCGCTCTGGAAGACGGCGCTCGTGCCCGGCAGCGGCTTGAAGGTCCAGTTGCCGTCGGCGGACGGATTGATCGTGCCCTGTTCATGAACGAAGCGGACGATCACGTCGCGGTTGGTGTCCGGAGCCTGGAAGACGACCTTGTCGGCTGCGATCTCCGGGAACTTGCCGCCGCCGCCCGCACGGTAGTTGTTGGTGACCACGACGAACTTCTGCTTGAGGTCGATCGGCTTGCCGTCGAACTGCAGATTCTGGATGCGGTTCGAGCTTTCATTGATCGCCTTGCCGTCATTGTCGTATTTGCGCGGCTGCGAAAGATCGATCTGGTAGGTCACACCGTCGATGACATCGAAGTTGTAGGACGGGAAATCACCGTTGAGCAATTCCGCATCCGTTGCACCGGGCTTCACCTCGTTGAACATGCCGGCCGACATTTCCAGCCAGTTCTTCACCTGCTTGCCGGTAATGACCACTGCCTGCACGGTGTTCGGATAGAGGTAGAGGTCGGCGACATTCTTGATCGCGACATCGCCCGCCGGAACGTCGGTATAGTAATCCGCGCCGCCGCGGCCGCCTGCCTTGAAAGGAGCAGCGGCCGAAAGGACGGGCAGATCCTTAAATTCGGTATCAGCCAGCATCTGCTTGATGTACCAGGTCTGCGCCTGACTGACGATCTGCACGGAGGGATTGTCGGCAACGAGGGCGAAGTAGGAATAGAGCGGCGCGGACGTCTTGCCGACCGGGGTGCGGACATAGGCGAGCGTCGCCTCATGCTCAGCCTTTGCGGCTTCGATCACGTCCTTCTTGTCGCCCACGTCGGCAACGACCTTCTTCTTGTCGTCGCGGTGATAGATCGGCCGAGCCTCGGCGGTGAAATCGACGATCGTCCAGCTCTTGCCGTTCTTTTCCAGAAGCAGGTCGATGAGGCCAAGATGCGAGCCCCAGAATCCGGCCATGACCGTCGGCTTGCCATGCAGCGTGCCTTTCACCGGATCGGCGTTGGCAATCCCGTCCCAACTCTTCGGGCCGGGGAAGACAAGGTGCTGATGGCCGGTGAAGATCGCATCGATGCCGTCCACGGCGGCAAGATGCAGCGAGGCATTCTCCATCTTCTCGGAGGGGGCGGAGCCGTCGATGCCGGAGTGGGAAAGCGCGATGACGATATCGGCGCCTTCCTCCTTCATCGCCGGAACCCAGGCCTTGGCGGCCTCGACGATGTCGCGGGTCTGCGCCTTGCCTTCGAGGTTCTTGATGTCCCAGAGCATGATCTGCGGCGGCACGAAGCCGATGAAGCCGATCTTGACCGGGCTCTCGTTGCCTGCGCCGTCCTTGATCTGCTTTTCGACGATCACGTAGGGCTTGAAGAAGAGATCGTCCTTCTTCGGATCGGAGGCGAGCTGGCCCTTCGTCAGGTTGGCGCAGACGAACGGGAAATTCGCGCCGCCGAGCACCTTGAACATGAAACTGAGGCCGTAGTTGAACTCGTGGTTTCCGAGCGTGCCGACGGTATAGCCAAGCGTGTTCATCGCCTTAATGACCGGGTGGACGTCGCCATCCTTCATGCCGTGTTGATAGGCCATGTAATCGCCCATCGGATTGCCCTGCAGCAGGTCACCATTGTCGATCAGCAGCGAGTTGGCCGCTTCGGCGCGAATGTTATCGATGATCGTCGCGGTGCGTGCCAGACCCATCGTGTCGTTCGGCTTGTCGGCATAGTAGTCGTATGGGAAAACGTTGACATGGATGTCTGTGGTTTCCATGAGCCGCAGATGCGCTTGATTGGCGGCCGCGCGCGCTGTGAAGGGGTGGAGCAGAACAAGCGCCGACGTCGCGGCAATGCCGCCAAGTAATGACCGGCGGGTAATCGGGTGCAAATCAAGAATGGAAGACATTGAACACTCCTTCGCAAATGACCCATGGCTCAACCGGCGGCGAGCCTAGGATGATTTGCACGGCAGTGCATCCGGAAAATGACAAACCGGCCTTGGATGTTATCGCGTTAACACCGGCTTCACATCCTTGTGGAAGAAGCGGAAGTAGGATGCGACCTGAGCCTGGGCGTTGGAGTTCGGGTCGAACTGGATACCGAGGCGCCCATTGTGGCTCCACCGGATTATGCCGTGCAGCGTTCCAAGATCTTCCGCTAGGATTTGTACGCGGCTGCCCGACGCGGCATAAAGCGGCGTTCGAATTTCCACCGCAGCGCCCGTTATCGAGAGATTGAGGATGCGGGCGTCTACTTCGTTATTGAGATAGCGAACCTTACCGAAAATGCGGCAATACTTGCGTTCGGCCCTGCGAGTAATGATATTCAGATTACGCATTATGCAGCCCTCAATAGAATACTTGGCGCACTGTATCGCGAAAATATTGAAAAATCCTTTTATAGAAACCGCTAAATTACGAGATGGGTTCTATCTCCGCACAGCGCCGCTGCGCGCCACCACCTGCTCACGCCAGAT from Rhizobium sp. 007 encodes:
- a CDS encoding PilZ domain-containing protein, with product MMRNLNIITRRAERKYCRIFGKVRYLNNEVDARILNLSITGAAVEIRTPLYAASGSRVQILAEDLGTLHGIIRWSHNGRLGIQFDPNSNAQAQVASYFRFFHKDVKPVLTR
- a CDS encoding bifunctional 2',3'-cyclic-nucleotide 2'-phosphodiesterase/3'-nucleotidase: MSSILDLHPITRRSLLGGIAATSALVLLHPFTARAAANQAHLRLMETTDIHVNVFPYDYYADKPNDTMGLARTATIIDNIRAEAANSLLIDNGDLLQGNPMGDYMAYQHGMKDGDVHPVIKAMNTLGYTVGTLGNHEFNYGLSFMFKVLGGANFPFVCANLTKGQLASDPKKDDLFFKPYVIVEKQIKDGAGNESPVKIGFIGFVPPQIMLWDIKNLEGKAQTRDIVEAAKAWVPAMKEEGADIVIALSHSGIDGSAPSEKMENASLHLAAVDGIDAIFTGHQHLVFPGPKSWDGIANADPVKGTLHGKPTVMAGFWGSHLGLIDLLLEKNGKSWTIVDFTAEARPIYHRDDKKKVVADVGDKKDVIEAAKAEHEATLAYVRTPVGKTSAPLYSYFALVADNPSVQIVSQAQTWYIKQMLADTEFKDLPVLSAAAPFKAGGRGGADYYTDVPAGDVAIKNVADLYLYPNTVQAVVITGKQVKNWLEMSAGMFNEVKPGATDAELLNGDFPSYNFDVIDGVTYQIDLSQPRKYDNDGKAINESSNRIQNLQFDGKPIDLKQKFVVVTNNYRAGGGGKFPEIAADKVVFQAPDTNRDVIVRFVHEQGTINPSADGNWTFKPLPGTSAVFQSGPKAKHFLANVKSVKLEDAGEGADGFAKFRLVL